The genomic window tgatccaattatggtgaaatttttatggtggtatAATTATTGCATGCTTAAATTGTAAGTAAAAAAGATAATGTATAACTTAGCTATAGACTCATTGGAACAACAGACTAGCATTTTCTTCttcaaaaaaaacaaagaaagaaagaGTTCGCCAAGCCGAAGCCGAGTTCACGGCCCCCTCACGGCCGCACGTCTCCTGTACGGCTGTATGGTATGTACAAAAAAAAATGTACAGCCATCGCTCTCCCCCTCACCGGGTCACGGCTCAGACGCTCTTCCCTTTTTCTTCTTGTTCATCATGGACTCGGAAAGCCAGGGTCCGTGTCCATCTATCCACTCTTTACCCAAGAGATGTCGCCCATGGGCTGAGGCTCCGGCCCCAGGCTTTAGCACCCAATCGGCCCAAGGAATTTGTTCGAACCAACCACCCGCTggccaaaagaaagaaaaaaaaactaacgaaTATGTTCAGTCGGTTGGTAAGAACGAATGATACCAACCAATTGGCTAATTGCAATGCAATGCACAACTAGACTAAACGGTTGTGAAATATACGGACTCCAGCttgtaaaaaaaaagataaagaGAAGACATCCTAATTCTAGTTCGTTTGTACGTGAattggaaaagaaaaggaaagagaaGGAATTCTAATCCTAGTCTATTTCTTATCAACCTCTTAGACCTTGACAAATCTATATATACACACGTTGGAGCTCTATGTATAATTATCAATAGTTTTCCATTCTTATGTTTACGTGTCTTCTAATCTCATATGCCTTCACGTACGACGTGTTTCACGACACAAACCGCCATCGCGCAAACAAtaatcagcatgttcgtttggctgtggcctgtcgtaaacgatcataaatttttagccagaataatatttttctcttacacaaacCAGTCATcagtacttcttcatgaatcAGCGACGAGACAAATCAGCCAACCGAACCGGGTGAATAATATCACCATCGCAAGTGGCCCCTCGCTACCTGCCACCGACGACAGACATCCGACCGTGATTCCGTGACCTGAATTCGAGCAGAGCCTCCGGCGGACAACCAGATAAGACGGGCGGGCCGGCACGTAGGCAGCCGGCCAGCCGCGCGCGGTAGCCGTGGCCGGGCACGCTCTGGCCGTGGTGGAGCGCGACAGCACGAGCGACCCGTCCACCGGCCGCGTCCTCACGGGCTCCTGGCTGTGGGACTCGTCCCTGGTCCTGGCCGCCCACCTCGCCGCGGACTCCCGCGCCAGGCGCCGCCTCCTTGGCGCCACCGTCGTGGAGCTCGGCGCGGGAAGCACGGGGCTCCCGGGTATCGCGGCCGTGGCCTGCCTCGGTGCCGCGCGCTACGTGCTCACGGACGTGGCCTCGCTGCTGCCGGGTCTCAGGGACAACGCGGACGCCAACGGGCTCAGCGCCGCGCGGGCCGACGTGCGGGAGCTCAGGTGGGGAGATCGcctccagctcgaggacgaggagAGGGTGGGCGTCGTGCTGTTGTCCGACGTGTTCTATGACCCCGAGGACATGCCGGCGATGGCAGCCACGCTGCGGGGGATGTGGACGGacgaggagggcggcggcggcggcacggtggGGTGGGCGGCGAGCGAGGTGCGGGACAGCGTGCTGGACTGTATGGACGTGCTGCGGGAGCATGGCTTTCGTTTCGGCCGgaaagccatggctgaaaatactattGGTTGATTTGATGTGAGCAAAAGATACTGTTGAAGCCATGGATTATAACCTGCCGCTGCTGCGCCATTCCAGACAGACTGCCGCCTTCGCCGTCTATCGCGTCTCGTTCCGACAAGGCAATTTTCTCAATAATGAGAGGGGAGCTGACTTTGGTTGCTCGCCAAGCTGCTAGTAGAATGTACACGTCACCTTTGACTTTAACGTTGCCTGTGCAGCAAGTCATTTTCACTTTTCATTTTTCTTTGTTGTGTACACTTGTGTATTTGTATATGGCAACTTGTACAACTTGCCCATTCAATTTTCTGCAATTTGTAGTTCCAATTCATTCTTTGTTCCAACTATATATCCAGTCTTTCCTTTCACGTACTTCTATATGCAATTGCCATGAACACGGGTCGACAAGGAATAAAGGGACATTGCAAATTTACAAGCGTGCAAGCGTGGACATGGCCGAGCACGACGGCAGTTTAcactgccctgttcgtttggctgataagccatgactgaaagtactgttagctgatttgttgtaagagaaaaatattgttggttggctaaaaaagtacggcttataagccaagcgaacagggcctacagTTGCAAAGGGCTGCTACAACATATGTTTTCTTCATCATCTGCTGGCTTTTCACTATTCACCACGGCAAAATTCACCGCCCCTATGTTCTAAGGAGCAAAGGGAAAAGAACCCACGTTTCCCAATCCACGTTTTCTGAAGTATTTGTCTAACCAACCCGATCTTTCGACTTCCAGATGTACACTCTAATCAGGACTTGTTTTGTTTTATGAAACTATAATAGCCCTAGAGAACGTGAAAACCGATCTGCAAGGTTCGCGATAACAAAGCCTGAAAATACCTGCGAAGGAACAAAGCTCACAGGGTTAAACAGAATGACAGATGTATGCAACAGTGAGCTGAACGGTGAAGAGGAACACATAATTGAACATGGTGATGCAAATAACGAGTTAAGAACACAAGGCTCTGTCAGAACAAAACCTTCAAAGCATTCAAATTGGTTGCTGTCGTAAGATGGTAGATATTTGACATAAGTCAAGCTAAAAAAATATACTGAGCTGCTGGATACTCGTACCTGGACAGAACCAAGAATATATACTGCTGAATAGTGACGGCCGTGAATGATCATATCAGCAACCATTGCTAGTGGAATTGTGAGAGACATGCCTAGGGTGGCCACCAAGGGAGTAGTCCAAACAACAGAAAGAGCCCTGACCAAAAGTTCCACTGTCAGAATTACCCTGAGTATGcagtaataataatataaaaatatattagcCTTCTTTAACACGTACCAGAAGTAGTCTGATAGTACACTTCCGATTAGGCTATTTGCCACCACCACTTCATCCACTTTAGCTGAGTGGGGCATCGAAAACTTTGGCTCAATGCCTAGTGCGGTTAATGGCCAGACTGAAATATAGACACAATAACGACAATTTTTTACATCAACCAACCATGAAAGACATGCACAATTAAGAAGTTTCCAAAATGTGGTTATATATTTCGAATTTGTACTTTTGTTATATTAATTTGGAAAAGGGAAATAAAATATTACCAATCCACCAGAGAGCAACAAGGGTAAAAAGTCCAAGATAACCAAACAGTTTTTGGACATCAACCTTTTTTCCTTCCTCTCCACAGAATTTTTTAAGCAGCACTGAAATAATATTGAAACAATTAGGGGCTGAATTCATAGAGATCAACTGCAAATAAGGCAAAGTAAAACAACCTACCAGTAAATAGACCATAGGCGATTGCTGACATAAGACCAAACATATCACCTAGAAGAGTCCTCTGTGTATCACTGCAATTGTAAAACTTACATATCAGTAGCAAGGAAATACAGTTGAAAAAAGGAATGAATTTCCATCCCCAAAATCAAATTTTGTTTTTGTCTCATGTTCATCACTATCAAGTCATGcgaatataaaaatgaaacacTCAATGTTTTGAGTTGTTTTAAACACAAAAAAGAAGTGAAGCCAACTAACTGAACACTACTTGTTGTAAGCAAGACCAAGGATTTTTGAAGAACAGTAAATTAAGCTccaatgtcatcatcatgcagTCATGAACCATTGTGATTATCAGAGTATAAAAGAGTAAAGGCCAACAAGTAATAAATCACTCACCCAGATTTGCCTACTTCTGATTCATCAGATGCCCAAGTCTGGCCCATAGTTGTCATTACAA from Miscanthus floridulus cultivar M001 chromosome 11, ASM1932011v1, whole genome shotgun sequence includes these protein-coding regions:
- the LOC136492429 gene encoding uncharacterized protein, with translation MAPSSAAGQPRAVAVAGHALAVVERDSTSDPSTGRVLTGSWLWDSSLVLAAHLAADSRARRRLLGATVVELGAGSTGLPGIAAVACLGAARYVLTDVASLLPGLRDNADANGLSAARADVRELRWGDRLQLEDEERVGVVLLSDVFYDPEDMPAMAATLRGMWTDEEGGGGGTVGWAASEVRDSVLDCMDVLREHGFRFGRKAMAENTIG